One genomic window of Luteitalea pratensis includes the following:
- a CDS encoding DUF5829 family protein, which produces MTEPLRLNHLYRVVDAETFAAARDSSWLREVFAPSELRTTRRPDWEYTGLYWYGTSTYLELFEAGAQGPAGTSGIAFAVETATATASVADAWREALGAAEHRLVVRPLGDDTVPWFHIAHASPDHRDGLKLWAMEYHADFLAAWHPTRTPSRGIMRADVLGRYAAVSPGPASPLLDDVTAVTLACTPAARGFFERHLSAFAADARDAGASRIVTGDGIAFGITDATAERHGVQELVCRLRRPAGRETLTLGRITLSVDGTRMVWRFR; this is translated from the coding sequence GTGACAGAGCCGCTCCGGCTGAACCACCTGTACCGCGTCGTGGATGCGGAGACGTTCGCGGCCGCGCGTGACTCGTCGTGGCTCCGTGAGGTGTTCGCCCCTTCCGAACTGCGGACGACGCGACGCCCCGACTGGGAATACACCGGCCTCTACTGGTACGGCACCTCCACCTACCTCGAACTCTTCGAAGCGGGCGCGCAGGGGCCAGCCGGCACGAGCGGAATCGCGTTTGCCGTCGAGACCGCCACGGCGACGGCCTCCGTGGCCGATGCCTGGCGCGAAGCACTCGGCGCGGCCGAGCATCGGCTCGTCGTGCGTCCCCTCGGCGACGACACAGTGCCGTGGTTCCACATCGCGCATGCCTCGCCGGACCATCGCGACGGGCTGAAGTTGTGGGCGATGGAGTACCACGCCGACTTCCTGGCCGCGTGGCACCCGACACGCACGCCCTCGCGCGGTATCATGCGCGCCGACGTGCTCGGCCGCTACGCCGCCGTGAGTCCCGGACCGGCCTCGCCGCTGCTCGACGACGTGACGGCCGTGACCCTCGCGTGCACGCCGGCGGCGCGGGGGTTCTTCGAACGACACCTGAGCGCCTTCGCGGCCGACGCGCGCGACGCCGGAGCCTCGCGCATCGTCACCGGCGACGGCATCGCGTTCGGCATCACCGACGCCACGGCCGAACGCCACGGCGTGCAGGAACTCGTCTGCCGCCTGCGCCGTCCCGCCGGACGCGAAACGCTCACGCTCGGCCGCATCACCCTCAGCGTCGATGGCACCCGGATGGTTTGGAGATTCAGGTAA
- a CDS encoding (2Fe-2S)-binding protein — translation MAHVSVTVNGKVRKGDVESRLLLVHFLREHLLLTGAHVGCDTSQCGACTVLVDGRSVKSCTVFAVQADGCDVTTVEGLARDGQLHPLQEGFWKEHGLQCGYCTPGMIMSAVNLLTETPHPTEQQIRDGISGNFCRCTGYQHIVNAIQSASGAKE, via the coding sequence ATGGCTCATGTCTCTGTGACGGTCAACGGTAAGGTCCGTAAGGGGGACGTGGAGTCGCGTCTGCTCCTCGTCCACTTCCTGCGCGAGCACCTGCTGCTCACCGGCGCGCACGTCGGCTGCGACACGAGCCAGTGCGGTGCGTGCACCGTGCTGGTGGACGGCCGCAGCGTCAAGTCCTGCACGGTCTTCGCCGTGCAGGCCGACGGCTGCGACGTCACCACGGTGGAAGGCCTGGCCAGGGATGGCCAGCTGCATCCGTTGCAGGAAGGCTTCTGGAAGGAACACGGGCTCCAGTGCGGCTACTGCACGCCTGGCATGATCATGTCGGCCGTCAACCTCCTGACCGAGACGCCGCACCCGACCGAGCAGCAGATCCGCGACGGCATCTCCGGCAACTTCTGCCGCTGTACCGGCTACCAACACATCGTCAACGCG